One segment of Carya illinoinensis cultivar Pawnee chromosome 1, C.illinoinensisPawnee_v1, whole genome shotgun sequence DNA contains the following:
- the LOC122274128 gene encoding probable receptor-like protein kinase At5g24010, producing the protein MENLHFFMVLFPLLNLQFPSFLLLSSASTLPTKYFINCGSISNISLSGREFVGDLNFGSFSVGPSSAISIVTTNSSTDTSLYQTARIFKNQSSFDFDITDFGIYYVRVHFFPFSSGRINLADAHFDVSAFNFSLLSNFRIQDNSNSPLIKEYLLTINATKFSIHFTPRRESFAFVSAIEVFLVPDKEFVEDDFDLITPSGLSNVRYYGVRSQVLLTIHRVDVGGPQNNDSLWRNWIPDDKYLLPGESGKTCVPYEGTLHYDVNGANNYSASDLVYKTCRELNLDSSKGSSNFSKITWRFDVSRSATHLVRLHFCDIISENAGDVFFNLYFYGNFTHMISTNNISDLLAAPLYYDLVVESDDSGSMDISVGPRQDSKTKSAYLNGVEILEFMRESNFVDVPSNETVKP; encoded by the coding sequence ATGGAAAATCTTCATTTTTTCATGGTTCTCTTCCCTCTCCTGAATCTCCAATTTCCTTCTTTTCTACTTCTCTCATCAGCTTCCACTCTTCCCACCAAGTACTTTATCAATTGTGGATCCATATCCAACATATCATTGAGTGGTCGGGAGTTCGTGGGTGACCTGAATTTTGGCTCCTTCTCTGTTGGACCAAGTTCTGCAATCAGTATTGTCACCACCAACTCATCAACAGATACGTCTCTTTATCAAACTGCCAGAATTTTCAAAAaccaatcttcatttgattttgATATCACTGATTTTGGCATTTATTATGTTCGTGTccacttctttcctttttcctccgGGAGGATTAATCTGGCCGATGCCCACTTCGATGTTTCAGCCTTTAATTTCTCGCTGTTGTCAAACTTTCGAATTCAAGACAATAGCAACTCACCTCTGATTAAAGAATACTTACTCACTATCAATGCAACCAAATTCAGCATCCACTTTACTCCTCGGAGAGAATCTTTTGCTTTTGTAAGCGCCATCGAAGTCTTTCTTGTTCCGGATAAAGAGTTCGTCGAGGATGACTTTGATCTAATTACTCCCAGTGGCCTGAGCAATGTTAGATACTATGGTGTACGATCTCAGGTTTTACTTACAATCCACAGGGTCGATGTTGGAGGTCCACAGAATAACGACTCACTCTGGAGGAATTGGATACCGGATGATAAATATCTACTCCCAGGAGAATCTGGGAAAACCTGTGTTCCTTATGAAGGTACGCTTCACTATGATGTTAATGGAGCAAATAATTATTCTGCATCGGATCTTGTCTACAAGACATGTCGAGAATTGAACTTAGATAGCAGCAAAGGGTCATCAAATTTTTCGAAAATAACATGGCGTTTTGACGTGAGTAGGAGCGCCACGCATCTGGTTCGGCTGCACTTTTGTGATATTATCAGTGAAAATGCTGGTGATGTCTTCTTTAATCTCTATTTTTATGGTAATTTCACTCACATGATCTCTACAAATAACATTAGTGATCTGTTGGCTGCTCCACTTTACTACGATTTGGTGGTTGAATCAGATGACTCGGGATCCATGGATATTAGTGTAGGGCCTAGGCAGGATTCTAAAACTAAATCTGCCTATCTAAATGGGGTGGAGATTTTGGAGTTTATGAGGGAGTCTAATTTTGTTGATGTTCCCAGTAATGAAACTGTTAAGCCCTAA